A stretch of the Neptunomonas phycophila genome encodes the following:
- a CDS encoding YqgE/AlgH family protein, whose product MNKKQTCLRDHFLISMPHLQDDGFAKTIIYLCDHSEYGAMGLVINQPLALTLSEMLTHLDMKTGKYQQATSVYAGGPVQSDRGFVLHRPYLGDPWLSTYKISDEIQLTTSLDILEAISSHGSAEALIAIGYAGWGAGQLEEEISNNVWLSCPANSDIMFNMPAGERMQAAAALLGVNLNLLTAHSGRA is encoded by the coding sequence ATGAATAAAAAACAAACCTGTTTGCGAGATCACTTTTTAATCTCCATGCCTCACCTTCAAGACGATGGTTTTGCTAAAACCATTATCTATTTGTGTGATCACAGTGAATACGGAGCAATGGGGCTCGTAATTAACCAGCCCTTAGCCCTCACGTTAAGTGAAATGCTAACGCATTTGGATATGAAGACAGGCAAGTATCAACAAGCCACATCCGTTTACGCTGGAGGCCCGGTTCAAAGCGATAGGGGTTTTGTTTTACACCGCCCTTATCTGGGCGACCCGTGGTTATCCACCTATAAGATATCTGACGAGATCCAACTCACCACTTCGCTTGATATTCTTGAAGCCATTTCAAGTCATGGTTCAGCTGAGGCCTTAATCGCCATTGGTTATGCAGGATGGGGTGCTGGACAACTTGAAGAAGAAATTAGTAACAATGTCTGGTTAAGCTGTCCTGCAAATTCCGATATAATGTTCAATATGCCTGCTGGCGAACGTATGCAGGCGGCCGCCGCCCTGCTGGGCGTGAATCTTAATTTGCTGACCGCTCATAGCGGCCGCGCCTAA
- a CDS encoding energy transducer TonB: MSVATNETNTPTRLGSMDKLGLALVIAIALHALFIFGSSFITTDTPPPVHTLEITLAKHAAKEAPKDPDFLAQSNQEGSGTQEEKRILSTTQQSNFEDDRIRNQSALPTNAEPAEEITPEPPTPATTKAPEAGPEKESSKPSQTVVTTQKSKQKKESVKPKKTQQASSAPKAGQSTSLLARSLEIANLQAEVRLQEEELAAWPRIKRLTSVSTAAYDDAVYLNNWRKRIENVGNLNYPEEARSRGVFGTLRLMVAILPDGSLKSVEILQSSGHKILDDAAIRIVRLASPFQPFTPEMRKRTDILEIIRTWKFEKNTHLY; the protein is encoded by the coding sequence GTGTCAGTAGCGACAAACGAGACCAACACCCCAACACGATTAGGCTCAATGGATAAGCTCGGCTTAGCCCTCGTTATCGCTATTGCGCTGCATGCTCTTTTCATATTCGGTAGCAGCTTTATTACCACTGACACACCACCGCCCGTTCATACGCTAGAAATTACACTAGCCAAGCACGCCGCTAAAGAGGCCCCCAAAGACCCTGACTTTTTAGCGCAAAGTAACCAAGAAGGCAGCGGTACTCAGGAAGAAAAGCGAATTTTATCAACAACTCAACAATCCAATTTTGAAGACGATCGGATTCGCAATCAATCGGCTCTACCGACTAACGCTGAGCCCGCCGAAGAAATAACACCGGAGCCTCCAACGCCGGCCACTACTAAAGCACCTGAGGCGGGCCCTGAAAAAGAGAGCAGCAAGCCTTCTCAAACGGTTGTTACTACCCAAAAATCCAAACAAAAGAAAGAATCAGTAAAACCCAAAAAAACACAACAAGCTAGCAGCGCTCCTAAAGCAGGACAGTCAACGTCACTATTGGCGCGTTCACTCGAAATTGCCAACTTACAGGCCGAAGTAAGATTACAAGAAGAAGAGCTAGCGGCATGGCCCCGTATCAAACGCCTAACGTCAGTATCCACCGCCGCTTATGATGATGCTGTGTATCTCAACAACTGGCGAAAGCGTATCGAAAATGTGGGGAACTTAAATTACCCTGAAGAAGCTCGTAGTCGCGGCGTATTCGGCACATTGCGCTTAATGGTTGCTATTCTTCCTGATGGCAGCCTCAAAAGTGTCGAGATTCTGCAGTCATCAGGCCACAAAATCCTCGATGATGCGGCTATACGCATCGTGCGCCTAGCATCTCCTTTCCAACCATTTACACCAGAAATGCGCAAACGCACTGATATTCTTGAAATCATACGCACGTGGAAATTTGAGAAAAACACACACTTGTACTAA
- the gshB gene encoding glutathione synthase — protein MTLKVGIVMDPIEQINFKKDSSLAMLWAAQRKGWELWYMEQKHLFSRDGKAKALMAPLTVDMNPENCFERGDYITANLSDLDVILMRKDPPFDNEFIYSTHLLEMAEKEGTLIVNKPQSLRDFNEKLFATQFPQCCPPVLVTREPNLIREFHKEHADIIVKPLDGMGGASIFRVKEDGLNLGVIIETVTAHSSEMVMVQKFIPEITEGDKRILMINGEPISHSLARIPTGGETRGNLAAGGRGEGRELTDRDRWICEQVGPTLRAKGLLFVGLDVIGDYLTEINVTSPTCIRELDNQFGLDIAMQLMDSIEQTIHSKQA, from the coding sequence ATGACGTTAAAAGTCGGCATTGTTATGGACCCAATTGAGCAAATCAACTTCAAAAAAGATAGCTCTCTGGCCATGTTGTGGGCGGCTCAGCGAAAAGGCTGGGAGCTTTGGTACATGGAGCAAAAGCACCTATTTAGCCGCGACGGTAAAGCCAAAGCACTAATGGCACCCCTTACTGTGGATATGAATCCTGAAAACTGCTTTGAACGGGGTGATTATATAACCGCAAACCTGAGCGATCTTGACGTTATATTAATGCGTAAAGACCCGCCATTTGATAATGAGTTTATTTACAGTACCCACTTGCTAGAAATGGCCGAAAAAGAGGGCACCCTTATTGTCAACAAACCGCAAAGTCTACGCGACTTTAACGAGAAGCTGTTCGCCACACAGTTTCCACAGTGTTGCCCGCCGGTTTTGGTCACACGCGAGCCAAACTTAATCCGTGAGTTCCACAAAGAGCACGCCGATATCATCGTAAAACCTCTGGATGGCATGGGCGGAGCCTCTATATTCCGTGTTAAAGAAGACGGTCTGAATCTAGGTGTCATTATTGAAACCGTCACAGCCCACAGTAGTGAGATGGTGATGGTGCAGAAATTTATCCCCGAAATCACCGAAGGCGACAAGCGTATTTTAATGATTAATGGAGAACCTATTTCTCATTCGCTGGCGCGCATACCAACTGGGGGCGAAACCCGCGGCAATTTAGCGGCAGGCGGCCGAGGAGAAGGCCGAGAACTGACTGATCGTGACCGCTGGATTTGTGAACAAGTAGGCCCCACCCTAAGAGCAAAAGGTTTATTGTTTGTCGGACTGGACGTTATTGGCGACTATCTCACTGAAATTAATGTGACTAGCCCTACTTGTATACGCGAACTCGACAATCAATTTGGCTTGGATATAGCGATGCAATTAATGGACTCAATTGAGCAGACTATTCATTCTAAGCAGGCGTAA
- a CDS encoding 16S rRNA (uracil(1498)-N(3))-methyltransferase, producing MRIPRFYESTDIRQGEAFSLSDEVTQHVARVLRMKAGQQITLFNGDGAEHLCELTHVEKRHAEAIVIDTHHVSRSSPLAIHIGQSVSRGERMDYAVQKATETGMASMTPLITERCEVKLNNERQDKRIRHWQQVAVSACEQSLRNELPTINAIQTLDDWLANVEADLKLVLHHHTEQPLGDYPRPDSVALLIGPEGGLTEDEVSAALAAGFKPVAIGPRVMRTETAPVAAQAILQYLWGDLG from the coding sequence ATGCGCATACCTCGTTTTTATGAATCAACCGACATTCGTCAAGGCGAAGCCTTTTCTCTCAGCGATGAGGTGACTCAACATGTTGCTCGCGTATTACGCATGAAAGCCGGCCAACAAATCACCTTATTTAACGGAGACGGCGCAGAACATCTATGCGAATTAACGCACGTAGAGAAGCGCCACGCTGAAGCCATCGTTATCGATACCCACCATGTCAGCCGTTCAAGCCCATTAGCGATTCACATAGGCCAATCAGTTTCTCGTGGCGAGCGGATGGATTACGCGGTTCAAAAAGCCACGGAAACGGGCATGGCCAGCATGACACCGCTCATAACTGAACGTTGCGAGGTCAAGCTAAACAATGAGCGACAAGACAAACGCATTCGACATTGGCAACAGGTTGCCGTAAGCGCATGCGAGCAATCTTTACGTAATGAACTCCCTACCATTAATGCCATCCAAACCTTAGATGATTGGCTAGCCAATGTTGAAGCTGATTTAAAACTCGTTTTACATCATCACACAGAGCAACCGTTAGGCGATTACCCGCGTCCCGATTCTGTTGCTTTATTGATTGGCCCTGAAGGAGGGCTAACAGAAGATGAAGTATCTGCGGCCTTAGCCGCTGGTTTTAAACCAGTAGCCATTGGGCCGCGAGTTATGCGAACCGAAACGGCACCAGTGGCAGCACAAGCAATACTTCAATACCTATGGGGTGATCTAGGCTAG
- the metK gene encoding methionine adenosyltransferase, with amino-acid sequence MSEYSLFTSESVSEGHPDKIADQISDAVLDAIISEDKHARVACETLVKTGVAVVSGEISTSAWIDLEDLVRKVICDIGYTSSEVGYDGETCGVINIIGKQSVEIAQGVDRSRPEDQGAGDQGLMFGYASNETDVLMPAPITFAHRLVERQAEARKSGLLPWLRPDAKSQVTFRYENGKPSGIDAVVLSTQHSPDVSQADLREAVMELIIKHVLPAEWITKDTQFHINPTGKFVIGGPVGDCGLTGRKIIVDTYGGMARHGGGAFSGKDPSKVDRSAAYAGRYVAKNIVAAGLADRCEIQVSYAIGVAEPTSVSINTFGTGKISDDKIIELIRRHFDLRPNAITRMLDLLHPMYQLTAAYGHFGREPEEVSVNGDTFTTFTWERTDKVEALKADAGL; translated from the coding sequence ATGAGCGAATATAGCTTATTTACTTCAGAATCCGTCTCTGAAGGCCATCCCGACAAAATTGCCGATCAAATCTCTGATGCGGTTCTGGATGCGATCATTAGCGAAGACAAGCATGCACGCGTAGCTTGTGAAACTTTGGTTAAAACCGGCGTTGCGGTTGTGTCTGGCGAAATTTCAACGTCCGCCTGGATCGATCTTGAAGACCTCGTGCGTAAAGTCATCTGCGACATAGGTTACACGTCATCTGAAGTCGGTTACGACGGCGAGACATGTGGTGTAATCAACATTATCGGTAAGCAATCGGTTGAGATCGCTCAAGGTGTTGACCGCTCTCGCCCTGAAGACCAAGGCGCTGGCGACCAAGGCTTAATGTTCGGTTATGCTTCAAACGAAACCGATGTATTAATGCCTGCACCTATCACCTTTGCGCATCGCTTAGTTGAGCGTCAAGCTGAAGCTCGCAAATCAGGCCTCTTGCCTTGGTTACGCCCTGATGCAAAATCGCAAGTAACTTTCCGTTACGAAAACGGTAAGCCATCGGGAATCGACGCTGTTGTATTATCGACTCAGCACAGCCCTGACGTAAGCCAGGCTGATCTGCGTGAAGCGGTAATGGAACTCATCATCAAGCATGTTTTGCCAGCTGAGTGGATTACGAAAGATACCCAATTCCATATCAACCCAACTGGCAAATTCGTTATCGGCGGCCCAGTGGGCGACTGCGGCTTAACAGGCCGTAAGATTATTGTTGATACCTATGGCGGTATGGCTCGCCACGGTGGCGGCGCGTTCTCAGGAAAAGACCCTTCCAAAGTGGATCGTTCTGCTGCTTATGCAGGCCGTTATGTGGCTAAAAACATCGTAGCGGCTGGTTTAGCTGACCGCTGTGAAATTCAAGTGTCATACGCCATCGGTGTAGCCGAGCCAACTTCTGTATCTATCAACACATTTGGTACTGGTAAAATCTCTGATGACAAAATCATCGAGCTGATTCGCCGTCACTTTGATCTACGTCCTAATGCAATAACACGCATGCTAGATTTGTTGCACCCTATGTACCAATTGACTGCCGCATACGGACACTTTGGCCGCGAGCCAGAAGAAGTCTCAGTGAATGGCGATACGTTCACCACTTTCACATGGGAACGAACAGATAAAGTAGAAGCCCTGAAAGCCGACGCCGGTTTATAA
- the tkt gene encoding transketolase: MSSRRELANAIRALSMDAVQKAKSGHPGAPMGMADIAEVLWNDFMKHNPANTQWFDRDRFILSNGHGSMLIYSLLHLTGYDVSIDDLKNFRQLHSKTAGHPEYGYCPGVETTTGPLGQGITNAVGFAVAEKTLAAQFNREGHNIVDHHTYAFMGDGCMMEGISHEACSLAGTLGLGKLIVFWDDNGISIDGEVEGWYTDDNVKRFESYGWQVIPGVDGHDADQIREAILAAQENTAQPTLICCKTVIGFGSPNKEGKEDCHGAPLGDDEIALTRERLGWTHPAFEIPEDIYADWNAVEAGTHAENDWNERLASYRNEYPELAAEFLRRISGELPADFSDKADAYIADVVAKGETIASRKASQNALNAYGPLLPELLGGSADLAGSNLTLWSGAKGISADDASGNYLFYGVREFGMSAIMNGIALHGGFIPYGATFLVFMEYARNALRMAALMKQRAIHVYTHDSIGLGEDGPTHQPIEQVANLRTTPNMSCWRPADAVESAVAWKAAIERADGPTAMIFSRQGLAHQTRTDEQIQNIKRGGYILKDTDGQPDAIVIATGSEVGLAMDSAQALAAEGIKVRVVSMPETTLFASQDAEYRESVLPAAVKARVAVEALHADYWYKFVGLDGAVVGMTTFGESAPAGDLFKHFGFTVENVVNTVKSVL, encoded by the coding sequence ATGTCGTCTCGCAGAGAACTGGCTAATGCAATCCGTGCGCTAAGCATGGATGCCGTTCAGAAAGCTAAATCAGGCCACCCAGGCGCGCCTATGGGCATGGCGGACATCGCCGAAGTGCTTTGGAATGATTTCATGAAGCACAACCCTGCTAATACGCAGTGGTTTGACCGCGACCGCTTTATTTTGTCGAATGGTCATGGATCCATGTTGATCTACTCATTGCTACACCTGACCGGCTATGATGTGTCTATCGACGACCTTAAAAACTTTCGCCAGTTACATTCAAAAACAGCAGGCCACCCTGAATACGGCTACTGCCCAGGTGTTGAAACCACGACAGGCCCTCTCGGGCAGGGCATCACCAATGCGGTGGGTTTTGCCGTAGCTGAAAAGACGCTAGCGGCGCAATTTAACCGTGAAGGCCACAACATTGTTGATCATCATACCTATGCATTCATGGGTGATGGCTGCATGATGGAAGGCATCTCTCATGAAGCATGCTCACTGGCCGGTACTTTGGGTCTGGGTAAACTGATTGTCTTCTGGGATGACAACGGTATTTCTATCGATGGTGAAGTCGAAGGATGGTACACCGACGATAACGTGAAGCGTTTCGAGTCTTACGGATGGCAGGTTATCCCTGGTGTCGATGGCCACGATGCAGACCAAATCCGTGAAGCGATTCTTGCCGCTCAAGAGAACACCGCGCAGCCAACGTTAATTTGTTGTAAAACAGTCATTGGCTTTGGTTCTCCAAATAAAGAAGGTAAAGAAGATTGCCATGGCGCTCCGCTAGGTGATGATGAAATCGCGTTGACACGTGAGCGTTTAGGCTGGACTCATCCAGCATTCGAAATCCCAGAAGATATTTACGCGGATTGGAATGCTGTTGAGGCGGGTACCCACGCGGAAAATGATTGGAATGAGCGTTTGGCGTCATACCGCAATGAGTACCCTGAGTTGGCGGCAGAGTTCTTACGTCGAATCTCTGGCGAATTGCCGGCTGATTTTTCTGACAAAGCTGATGCTTACATTGCCGATGTTGTTGCCAAAGGCGAAACCATTGCATCGCGCAAAGCCTCTCAAAATGCATTGAATGCGTATGGTCCTTTATTGCCTGAGTTATTGGGTGGTTCTGCCGATCTGGCTGGCTCTAACTTAACGTTATGGTCGGGCGCTAAAGGGATCAGTGCTGATGATGCGTCAGGTAACTACCTGTTTTATGGTGTACGCGAATTTGGTATGTCGGCCATTATGAACGGTATTGCGCTGCATGGCGGATTTATTCCTTATGGTGCAACCTTCCTTGTATTCATGGAATATGCTCGTAATGCACTACGCATGGCTGCTTTAATGAAGCAACGTGCCATCCATGTATACACGCATGACTCGATTGGCCTGGGGGAAGATGGTCCAACACACCAGCCTATCGAGCAAGTTGCAAATTTACGCACCACGCCAAACATGAGCTGCTGGCGCCCTGCTGATGCCGTAGAGTCTGCGGTTGCTTGGAAAGCGGCCATTGAACGAGCTGACGGTCCTACGGCGATGATCTTCTCTCGTCAAGGTTTAGCACATCAAACACGTACTGATGAGCAAATTCAGAACATCAAACGTGGCGGTTATATCTTAAAAGATACAGACGGACAGCCAGACGCTATTGTAATAGCGACAGGTTCAGAAGTGGGGCTAGCCATGGATTCTGCTCAAGCGTTAGCTGCCGAAGGTATTAAGGTTCGTGTCGTCTCTATGCCAGAGACAACTCTGTTCGCTTCTCAGGATGCTGAATATCGCGAATCTGTTTTACCCGCCGCCGTTAAAGCGCGAGTAGCGGTTGAAGCGTTGCATGCTGACTACTGGTATAAATTTGTGGGCTTAGATGGCGCTGTGGTAGGTATGACTACCTTTGGTGAGTCGGCTCCAGCCGGTGATCTGTTCAAACATTTTGGCTTTACTGTCGAGAATGTCGTCAACACGGTTAAGTCAGTACTTTAA
- a CDS encoding type I glyceraldehyde-3-phosphate dehydrogenase, with protein sequence MSYRVAINGYGRVGQCVLRAIYQQGLNKTLQVVALNELSDIDTVTYLTRYDTTHGRFPFPVEHDETHLLIDEDAILVLNQPDASLLPWKALDVDLVIECSGSFSDRATAEQHLQAGASKLLFSQPAKPDVDATIVYGLNHQDLTAQMQIVSAASCTTNCVIPVLHLLNEAFGITQGVTTTIHSAMNDQPVIDSYHQTDLRLTRSAMQSIIPVDTGLSRGIDRLLPELAGRFECLHLRVPTINVSVMDMSINVAKGTDAAEVNKLLKNASEQQFRGLLGYTEEPHASVDFNHDPRSAVVDGTQTRVSGETLIKLLCWFDNEWGFANRMLDVAVDWLKAK encoded by the coding sequence ATGAGTTACCGGGTAGCCATTAATGGTTATGGACGTGTTGGTCAGTGTGTGCTGCGGGCTATCTATCAACAAGGTCTAAATAAGACGTTACAGGTTGTTGCATTAAACGAACTGTCAGATATTGATACGGTCACCTACCTAACGCGCTATGATACCACGCATGGTCGATTTCCATTTCCGGTTGAGCATGACGAAACACATCTGTTAATTGATGAAGATGCGATACTTGTGCTGAATCAGCCAGATGCTTCCTTGCTGCCTTGGAAGGCGCTGGATGTTGACCTGGTAATCGAGTGTTCGGGTTCTTTCAGTGATCGAGCAACGGCTGAACAGCATTTGCAAGCAGGAGCAAGTAAGTTACTGTTTTCTCAACCTGCCAAGCCTGATGTGGATGCGACGATCGTCTATGGCCTAAACCATCAAGATTTAACGGCGCAGATGCAGATTGTTTCAGCGGCATCCTGTACCACAAACTGTGTTATTCCGGTCTTACATTTGCTAAATGAAGCCTTTGGTATTACCCAAGGAGTAACGACCACGATTCATTCAGCAATGAATGATCAACCGGTGATTGATAGTTATCACCAAACTGATTTGCGCCTGACGCGAAGCGCTATGCAGTCCATTATTCCTGTTGATACCGGTTTGAGCCGCGGTATTGACCGATTATTGCCAGAGCTGGCCGGACGCTTCGAGTGCTTACATCTGCGTGTGCCTACCATTAATGTCTCTGTCATGGATATGAGTATTAATGTAGCCAAAGGCACTGATGCCGCGGAAGTGAATAAGCTACTCAAGAACGCCTCCGAACAGCAATTTAGAGGTCTTTTGGGGTATACCGAAGAGCCGCATGCTTCGGTAGACTTTAATCATGATCCTCGCTCGGCAGTAGTCGATGGCACCCAAACACGGGTGAGTGGCGAAACGCTCATTAAGTTATTGTGCTGGTTTGATAACGAATGGGGTTTTGCTAACAGAATGTTGGATGTTGCTGTTGATTGGCTAAAGGCGAAGTAG
- a CDS encoding phosphoglycerate kinase: MSVLKMTDLDLRGKRVLIREDLNVPVKDGQVTSDARIRASLPTIEFALKAGAKVMVMSHLGRPTEGEYEEQYSLAPVAAHIEKLLSRSVPLIKDWLAGGFEVAEGDLVLLENVRFNTGEKKDNEALSQQMAALCDVYVMDAFGTAHRAQASTHGVARFAPIACAGPLLANELEALGKALDKPTPPLAAIVGGSKVSTKLEVLNALSDKVDQLIVGGGIANTFLAAAGKPVGKSLCEHDLIPVAQELMKRVNIPLPVDVVVATEFSESATATVKAVDDVAENDMILDIGPESAANLAALLKDAGTIIWNGPVGVFEFDQFGEGTKTLALAIAESEGFSIAGGGDTLAAVDKYNIADQVSYISTGGGAFLEFVEGKVLPAVAILETRAAS; this comes from the coding sequence ATGAGTGTATTGAAGATGACTGATCTGGATCTGCGCGGTAAACGCGTACTGATCCGTGAAGACCTCAATGTTCCTGTTAAGGATGGACAGGTCACCTCAGATGCCCGTATTCGCGCATCTCTACCAACAATCGAATTTGCCTTGAAAGCGGGCGCTAAGGTGATGGTTATGTCTCACCTAGGCCGTCCAACTGAGGGTGAATATGAAGAGCAATACTCATTAGCGCCTGTTGCTGCGCATATAGAAAAACTGCTTTCTAGATCAGTACCTTTAATTAAAGATTGGTTGGCAGGTGGGTTTGAAGTAGCAGAAGGCGATCTCGTTTTATTAGAAAACGTTCGTTTCAATACCGGTGAGAAGAAAGACAATGAAGCACTGTCGCAACAAATGGCTGCGCTGTGTGATGTATATGTAATGGACGCCTTTGGAACGGCCCATCGCGCTCAGGCATCCACGCATGGTGTGGCGCGTTTTGCACCGATTGCTTGCGCAGGTCCGTTGTTGGCCAATGAGCTAGAAGCATTGGGTAAAGCGTTGGATAAACCTACACCACCTCTGGCGGCAATTGTTGGTGGTTCAAAAGTTTCAACCAAGCTAGAAGTGTTAAATGCACTGTCTGATAAAGTTGACCAACTGATTGTTGGTGGAGGCATCGCTAACACGTTCTTGGCCGCCGCAGGCAAACCTGTGGGTAAGTCGCTATGCGAACATGATTTAATTCCAGTAGCGCAAGAGCTGATGAAGCGGGTAAACATTCCGTTGCCAGTTGATGTTGTGGTTGCTACGGAGTTTTCGGAATCAGCAACAGCAACGGTTAAGGCTGTCGACGACGTAGCTGAAAATGATATGATTTTGGATATAGGTCCGGAATCCGCTGCTAACTTAGCGGCCCTACTAAAGGATGCCGGTACTATTATTTGGAACGGCCCAGTGGGTGTGTTTGAATTTGATCAATTTGGTGAAGGAACGAAAACCTTAGCCTTAGCTATTGCTGAAAGTGAAGGCTTTTCTATTGCGGGTGGCGGTGATACGTTAGCCGCTGTGGATAAGTATAACATTGCTGATCAAGTGTCTTATATCTCAACGGGAGGCGGTGCCTTCCTTGAGTTTGTAGAGGGTAAAGTATTGCCAGCAGTAGCGATTCTGGAAACCCGTGCCGCGAGCTAA
- the fba gene encoding class II fructose-bisphosphate aldolase (catalyzes the reversible aldol condensation of dihydroxyacetonephosphate and glyceraldehyde 3-phosphate in the Calvin cycle, glycolysis, and/or gluconeogenesis): protein MALISMRQLLDHAAEFGYGIPAFNVNNVEQMRAIMEAASKTDSPVIVQASAGARKYAGSNFLRHMILAAIDEFPHVPVCMHQDHGTSPSICQRSIAMGFSSVMMDGSLMSDGKTPSSYEYNVDVTRRTVEMAHACGVSVEGELGCLGSLETGQAGEEDGVGAEGTLSHDQMLTDPDEAADFVTKTGVDALAIACGTSHGAYKFTRPPTGDILAIDRIKAIHQRIPETHLVMHGSSSVPQEWLKIINEFGGEIPETYGVPVEQIVEGIKFGVRKVNIDTDLRLASTGAIRQFLAENPSEFDPRKYLKKTIEAMSDICIDRYEAFGAAGHASKIKAIALEDMAVKYETGALDVKVL from the coding sequence ATGGCTCTTATCTCAATGCGTCAGCTGCTCGATCATGCCGCTGAATTTGGATACGGTATCCCTGCGTTTAACGTTAATAACGTAGAGCAAATGCGCGCTATTATGGAAGCGGCATCTAAAACTGACTCTCCTGTGATAGTGCAAGCATCAGCCGGTGCGCGCAAATATGCGGGCTCTAATTTTTTGCGCCATATGATCTTGGCCGCAATTGACGAGTTCCCTCATGTGCCTGTCTGTATGCATCAGGATCACGGTACCTCGCCTTCGATCTGCCAGCGTTCAATCGCTATGGGCTTTTCATCAGTGATGATGGATGGATCGTTAATGAGTGACGGCAAAACGCCTTCTAGCTATGAGTACAACGTTGATGTAACTCGTCGTACGGTAGAAATGGCACATGCCTGTGGTGTTTCTGTGGAAGGTGAACTAGGTTGCTTAGGCTCTTTAGAAACAGGTCAAGCAGGTGAAGAAGACGGAGTAGGTGCTGAAGGCACGCTGTCTCATGATCAGATGCTGACTGATCCAGACGAAGCTGCTGACTTCGTGACAAAAACGGGTGTTGATGCATTGGCAATCGCTTGTGGTACTTCACATGGTGCATACAAGTTTACGCGTCCGCCTACAGGCGATATCTTGGCGATTGATCGTATTAAGGCTATCCATCAGCGTATACCAGAAACTCACCTAGTCATGCATGGCTCGTCCTCTGTGCCGCAAGAGTGGCTCAAGATCATTAATGAGTTTGGTGGTGAAATTCCTGAGACTTACGGCGTGCCTGTTGAGCAAATCGTTGAAGGTATTAAGTTTGGTGTGCGTAAGGTAAATATCGATACAGATTTACGTTTAGCATCGACGGGCGCTATTCGTCAATTCCTGGCAGAAAATCCATCCGAATTTGACCCGCGTAAATACCTGAAGAAAACTATCGAAGCGATGAGTGATATCTGTATTGATCGTTACGAGGCGTTTGGTGCTGCAGGTCACGCGTCTAAGATTAAAGCCATCGCGCTAGAGGATATGGCTGTTAAATATGAGACAGGTGCTTTAGACGTAAAAGTTTTGTAA
- a CDS encoding molybdopterin-dependent oxidoreductase, producing MLGSPDPVVEFDMAMLQELPSQHITTYTSWTNGTPVFKGVLLTDLLDKVKAQGQKIRVTALNMYSADIDVKTLEQFPIILAYAMDGEAMSIRDKGPLWVIYPVKEFPELDQPKHVSSMVWQVNSIVVF from the coding sequence ATGCTCGGTTCACCCGATCCAGTTGTTGAATTTGATATGGCAATGTTACAAGAACTGCCTTCTCAACATATAACCACCTACACTTCTTGGACGAACGGAACGCCGGTTTTTAAAGGGGTGCTTTTAACTGACTTGTTGGACAAAGTAAAAGCTCAGGGACAAAAAATCCGCGTCACTGCTTTAAATATGTATTCAGCTGATATCGACGTCAAAACGTTGGAGCAGTTTCCTATTATTTTAGCCTACGCGATGGATGGCGAAGCAATGTCTATTAGGGATAAAGGGCCGTTGTGGGTCATCTATCCAGTGAAAGAGTTTCCTGAGTTGGACCAGCCTAAGCATGTATCGAGTATGGTGTGGCAAGTTAACAGTATAGTGGTCTTCTAG